A single genomic interval of Amycolatopsis albispora harbors:
- a CDS encoding S8 family serine peptidase, translated as MRALLGILGSAALLAVLPGAAAASSPQGTVVQAGDPVAGGYVVSLKDTVAASTVDSAAASLTDRYGGDLKSTLNVAMRGFAVRGLSEAQARRLAADPAVKAVYQDGTARVADTQPNATYGIDRIDQRNLPLDKNYTYNNTAADVTAYVLDTGIRYSHTEFEGRASSGYDFVDSDPDANDCHGHGTHVSGTVGGKTWGVAKKVKLVGVKVLGCGGSAPDSDALEGIEWVAENAAKPAVANMSMTFDTAGIGDDAMRGLLQAGVTTVVAAGNDNGGNACSRGPAKIPEVLTVASTDASDNRSSFSNIGTCVDLFAPGSNITSASHLNDTASTGMSGTSMASPHGAGAAAMYLQANPSATPDQVNSALTSNATEGVVKNAGSGSPNRLLYTGFIGGGQQPANDFSLSVSPGSITVGEPGGSASTGVGTKVVKGTAETVSLSATGLPSGAAAVFAPTSVTAGETAKLTITTGSSTPDGTYRITVTGKAASVSRTAELTLVVGAPAGDISVAASPSSGTGGFGTQVSTTVTASGGSGNLTLSAAVPQGVFAFFNPATIPNGGSSTLTFFVLDAPARTHPITITATGADGTTGTTVYTLTTR; from the coding sequence ATGCGCGCACTGCTCGGGATCCTGGGTTCGGCGGCACTCTTGGCCGTGCTGCCGGGAGCGGCGGCTGCTTCGTCTCCACAGGGGACAGTGGTCCAGGCCGGTGATCCGGTCGCCGGTGGTTACGTGGTCTCGCTGAAGGACACCGTGGCAGCGTCCACTGTGGACTCGGCGGCGGCCTCGCTGACCGACCGCTACGGCGGTGACCTCAAGTCCACCCTCAACGTCGCGATGCGGGGCTTCGCGGTGCGTGGCCTGAGCGAGGCTCAGGCCAGGCGGCTGGCGGCGGACCCGGCGGTGAAGGCCGTCTACCAGGACGGCACCGCCCGCGTGGCGGACACCCAGCCGAACGCCACCTACGGCATCGACCGGATCGACCAGCGGAACCTGCCGCTGGACAAGAACTACACCTACAACAACACCGCCGCGGACGTCACGGCATATGTGCTCGACACCGGAATCCGGTACAGCCACACGGAATTCGAAGGCCGCGCGAGTTCCGGTTACGACTTCGTGGACAGCGACCCGGACGCCAACGACTGCCACGGGCACGGCACGCACGTCTCCGGCACGGTCGGCGGCAAAACCTGGGGTGTGGCCAAGAAGGTCAAGCTGGTCGGGGTGAAGGTGCTCGGCTGCGGTGGCTCGGCGCCGGATTCCGACGCGCTGGAAGGCATCGAGTGGGTGGCCGAGAACGCGGCCAAGCCCGCGGTCGCCAACATGAGCATGACCTTCGACACCGCGGGCATCGGTGACGACGCCATGCGCGGGCTGCTCCAGGCCGGGGTGACCACGGTGGTGGCGGCGGGCAACGACAACGGCGGCAACGCGTGCAGCCGTGGCCCGGCGAAGATTCCCGAGGTGCTCACGGTGGCGTCGACCGACGCGAGCGACAACCGCTCGTCGTTCTCCAACATCGGCACCTGCGTGGACCTGTTCGCGCCGGGCAGCAACATCACCTCGGCGAGCCACCTCAACGACACCGCCAGCACCGGCATGTCGGGCACCTCGATGGCCAGCCCGCACGGCGCCGGGGCGGCCGCGATGTACCTGCAGGCCAACCCGTCGGCGACGCCGGACCAGGTCAACTCGGCGCTCACCTCGAACGCGACCGAGGGCGTGGTGAAGAACGCCGGTTCCGGCTCGCCGAACCGGTTGCTCTACACCGGGTTCATCGGCGGTGGCCAGCAGCCCGCGAACGACTTCTCGCTCTCGGTGAGCCCCGGTTCGATCACCGTCGGCGAGCCGGGCGGGTCGGCCTCGACGGGCGTGGGCACGAAGGTGGTCAAGGGCACCGCCGAGACGGTCTCGCTTTCGGCCACCGGACTGCCTTCGGGCGCCGCGGCCGTGTTCGCGCCGACCTCGGTCACCGCCGGGGAAACCGCGAAGCTGACCATCACCACCGGATCGTCCACTCCGGACGGTACGTACCGGATCACCGTCACCGGCAAGGCCGCGTCGGTGAGCCGGACCGCCGAACTCACGCTCGTGGTCGGCGCGCCCGCCGGTGACATCAGCGTCGCGGCGTCGCCGTCCTCGGGCACCGGCGGCTTCGGCACCCAGGTGAGCACCACCGTCACCGCTTCGGGCGGCAGCGGGAACCTGACGCTCTCGGCGGCGGTGCCACAGGGGGTGTTCGCCTTCTTCAACCCGGCCACGATCCCGAACGGGGGCAGTTCCACGCTGACCTTCTTCGTGCTCGACGCCCCCGCCAGGACCCATCCGATCACCATCACCGCCACCGGCGCGGACGGGACGACCGGCACCACGGTCTACACCCTGACCACCCGCTGA
- a CDS encoding S8 family peptidase — protein MRAQHRAWAQALVAGAAAVLVAGLPGTTAQAAQEGSVRGAGQPGSIADSYIVVLKDGTAGSLAHRYGAEVKQTYQHVLNGFAARMDERQARRLAADPAVAYVQQDGVATAIGTQDNPAWDLDRIDQAALPLDKKYTYPDHGGAGVTAYVLDTGARLSHQEFEGRAKNGYDFIDGDAVANDCNGHGTHVAGTLGGRTYGVAKKVDLVAVRVLDCQGNGAWSAIIGGIDWVAKNAVKPAVANMSLGGGANSAVDDAVKKAIGAGITFAVASGNSNTNACGTSPARTPEAITVNATDSSDNRSSFSNYGTCTDLFAPGTSVTSSWYTGDTATNTISGTSMATPHVAGAAALHLAANTSATPAQVRDALVRGATHNVVKNPGSGSPNELLRIGATSQPPTCAGATNPDDVAIPDAGAAVTSSVVVEGCEGNATAATKVAVAFQHPYTGDLVIDLVGPSGTAYHLKQAGGGSTINLNTTYAVNAAAEPKSGTWTLRVRDVYAYDTGHIDSFGVSF, from the coding sequence ATGCGTGCACAACACCGGGCCTGGGCACAGGCCCTGGTCGCCGGGGCGGCCGCGGTGCTGGTCGCGGGCCTGCCGGGCACCACGGCACAGGCCGCGCAGGAGGGCTCGGTCCGGGGTGCCGGGCAGCCTGGGTCGATCGCGGACAGCTACATCGTCGTGCTGAAGGACGGCACCGCCGGCTCGCTGGCGCACCGGTACGGCGCCGAGGTGAAGCAGACCTACCAGCACGTGCTCAACGGGTTCGCCGCCCGGATGGACGAGCGGCAGGCACGGCGGCTCGCGGCCGACCCCGCGGTGGCCTACGTGCAGCAGGACGGCGTCGCCACGGCGATCGGCACGCAGGACAACCCGGCCTGGGACCTGGACCGGATCGATCAAGCCGCGTTGCCGCTGGACAAGAAGTACACCTACCCGGACCACGGCGGCGCGGGCGTGACGGCCTACGTGCTCGACACCGGCGCGCGCCTGAGCCACCAGGAATTCGAAGGCCGCGCGAAGAACGGGTACGACTTCATCGACGGGGACGCGGTCGCCAACGACTGCAACGGGCACGGCACGCACGTCGCGGGCACCCTCGGCGGCCGGACCTACGGCGTGGCCAAGAAGGTGGACCTGGTCGCGGTGCGGGTGCTGGACTGCCAGGGCAACGGCGCGTGGTCGGCGATCATCGGCGGCATCGACTGGGTGGCCAAGAACGCGGTGAAGCCCGCGGTGGCGAACATGAGCCTCGGCGGCGGCGCGAACAGCGCGGTCGACGACGCGGTGAAGAAGGCCATCGGCGCCGGGATCACCTTCGCCGTGGCGTCGGGCAACTCGAACACCAACGCGTGCGGCACCAGCCCCGCGCGCACGCCGGAGGCGATCACGGTCAACGCCACCGACAGCTCCGACAACCGGTCGTCGTTCTCGAACTACGGCACCTGCACCGATCTGTTCGCCCCCGGCACCTCGGTCACTTCCTCCTGGTACACCGGGGACACCGCGACGAACACGATCAGCGGCACCTCGATGGCGACCCCGCACGTGGCCGGCGCGGCGGCGCTGCACCTGGCGGCGAACACCTCGGCGACCCCGGCGCAGGTGCGCGACGCGCTTGTGCGGGGTGCCACGCACAACGTGGTGAAGAACCCGGGTTCCGGCTCGCCGAACGAACTGCTGCGCATCGGCGCCACCAGCCAGCCACCGACCTGCGCGGGCGCGACGAACCCCGACGACGTGGCCATTCCGGACGCGGGCGCGGCGGTGACCAGCTCGGTGGTCGTCGAAGGCTGCGAGGGCAACGCGACGGCCGCCACCAAGGTCGCCGTGGCCTTCCAGCACCCGTACACCGGTGACCTGGTGATCGACCTGGTCGGCCCAAGCGGCACGGCCTACCACCTCAAGCAGGCGGGCGGTGGCAGCACGATCAACCTGAACACCACCTACGCGGTGAACGCCGCGGCCGAGCCGAAGTCGGGCACCTGGACGCTGCGGGTGCGGGACGTCTACGCCTACGACACCGGTCACATCGACTCTTTCGGGGTGAGCTTCTGA
- a CDS encoding ATP-binding protein: MSPNAVPESSSPVLVGRAAELRALAAAVTRPPAVVLLEGEAGIGKTRLLTELLRLPEVAARRPLVGYCQPMREPFPYGVVLEALREAGDQLATAELSPVTGVLRPYLPELAAFLPDPPEAADSRSERHRMFRAVRELLEVLGPALLVVEDLHWSDDGSRQLLRFLTADLPPGLSLLLTYRREELPGGITLGRAFRPAPGTASEVIELTPFDAEGVRRLTTAILGESEVSPDFAALLHERTAGIPFVVEETLRTLRGAEGAVHSDGATAKRLLDNAEVPALLREAMLERLSGLPIPARRLAHAAAVLGMPAPREMLAEVAGLLPGRADEALLRLLDTQVLRESGNCRYGFRHTLAQQAVYRTLAGPDRQLLHQRAAAALATAEPPPLVRLAEHSRRGGDQAAWLRYGEAAADRAAEVGDPSTATGLLKELLTDAVLADADVDRLAVKLSRVAVLGVAQQHEVIEVLAGLLTDHRLAPGSRGQVRLNLGLLLIRQEGGQESGRSEIETAIHELGQRDPLALRGMSALAQPFIGTTPLAEHLRWMSKVDNLIADVTDPAVLLTLIASNGPSRLHIGDPGAWELLARLPVRTEDRAEQQQLARAHCNIGDACAWTGHLRRAENHLRTGIRLAHECGASYLVSIASATQMHLNWLTGDWDSVSDRARRLAEEYRELRPVADELSLVLGSLAVAKGEWDRAARCFADSGIGRAENAVTPVALAAHGGLIRTLLAKEDLAGAASAADDGLRLLRRKGVWSWAGELVPPAVIAYCAVGRADAAAALLAEFAEAIDGRDTPMADAALAEARGVVEAQRGNPAKAAEFLTEARAGYAALPAPYYAALVGVRLLELSAAPDGELAALAEEFTALGATRDAARCRHLLRASGVVAPSRRGRRGYGNELSPRERDVARLVAGGSTNREIAEVLFLSRRTVEQHVANVLRKLDLHSRAELRNSEFVG, encoded by the coding sequence ATGTCGCCGAACGCGGTGCCGGAATCCAGCTCGCCCGTGCTGGTCGGGCGGGCGGCCGAACTGCGCGCGCTGGCCGCCGCGGTGACGCGGCCGCCCGCGGTCGTGCTGCTCGAAGGGGAGGCGGGCATCGGCAAAACGCGCCTGCTCACCGAGCTGCTCCGGCTGCCGGAGGTGGCCGCGCGCCGCCCGCTGGTCGGGTACTGCCAGCCGATGCGCGAGCCGTTCCCGTACGGCGTGGTGCTCGAAGCCCTGCGTGAGGCGGGCGACCAGCTGGCCACCGCGGAACTGAGCCCGGTCACCGGGGTGCTGCGGCCGTACCTGCCCGAGCTGGCCGCGTTCCTGCCGGACCCGCCGGAGGCCGCCGACTCGCGGTCGGAGCGGCACCGGATGTTCCGCGCGGTGCGTGAGCTGCTGGAGGTGCTCGGGCCCGCGCTGCTGGTGGTCGAGGACCTGCACTGGTCCGACGACGGCTCGCGTCAGCTCCTGCGCTTCCTCACCGCCGACCTGCCGCCCGGGCTGAGCCTGCTGCTCACCTACCGGCGTGAGGAACTGCCCGGCGGCATCACGCTCGGCCGCGCCTTCCGCCCGGCACCGGGCACCGCGAGCGAGGTGATCGAGCTGACCCCGTTCGACGCCGAGGGCGTGCGGCGGCTGACCACCGCGATCCTCGGCGAGAGCGAGGTGTCCCCGGACTTCGCCGCCCTGCTGCACGAGCGGACCGCCGGGATCCCGTTTGTCGTCGAGGAAACACTGCGCACGCTGCGAGGTGCCGAAGGCGCGGTGCACTCCGACGGCGCCACCGCGAAACGCTTGCTGGACAACGCCGAAGTGCCCGCGCTGCTGCGCGAGGCGATGCTGGAACGGCTGTCCGGCCTGCCGATCCCCGCGCGGCGGCTGGCGCACGCGGCCGCGGTGCTCGGCATGCCCGCGCCCCGGGAAATGCTCGCCGAGGTCGCCGGGCTGCTGCCCGGCCGTGCCGACGAGGCGCTGCTCCGGCTGCTCGACACGCAGGTGCTGCGGGAAAGCGGGAACTGCCGGTACGGCTTCCGGCACACGCTCGCGCAGCAGGCCGTCTACCGCACGCTCGCCGGGCCGGACCGACAGCTGCTGCACCAGCGCGCGGCCGCGGCGCTGGCCACCGCCGAGCCGCCACCGCTGGTCCGGCTCGCCGAGCACAGCCGCCGCGGGGGTGACCAGGCGGCCTGGCTGCGGTACGGCGAAGCCGCCGCCGACCGGGCCGCCGAGGTCGGCGACCCGTCCACGGCCACCGGCCTGCTCAAGGAACTGCTCACCGACGCCGTGCTGGCCGACGCCGACGTGGACCGGCTGGCGGTCAAGCTCAGCCGGGTCGCCGTGCTCGGCGTGGCCCAGCAGCACGAGGTGATCGAGGTACTGGCCGGCCTGCTCACCGACCACCGGCTGGCGCCGGGCAGCCGCGGTCAGGTCCGGCTCAACCTGGGGCTGCTGCTGATCCGCCAGGAGGGCGGCCAGGAGTCGGGGCGGTCCGAGATCGAGACGGCCATCCACGAGCTGGGGCAGCGCGATCCGCTGGCGCTGCGCGGCATGTCGGCGCTCGCGCAGCCGTTCATCGGCACCACGCCGCTGGCCGAGCACCTGCGCTGGATGTCCAAAGTGGACAACCTGATCGCGGACGTGACCGATCCGGCGGTGCTGCTCACGCTGATCGCCAGCAACGGCCCGTCACGGCTGCACATCGGTGACCCCGGTGCCTGGGAGCTGCTGGCCAGGCTGCCGGTGCGCACCGAAGACCGCGCCGAGCAGCAGCAGCTGGCCAGGGCGCACTGCAACATCGGGGACGCCTGCGCCTGGACCGGGCACCTCCGCCGCGCGGAAAACCACCTGCGCACCGGGATCCGCCTCGCCCACGAATGCGGTGCCTCGTACCTGGTGAGCATCGCCAGCGCCACCCAGATGCACCTGAACTGGCTGACCGGCGACTGGGACTCGGTGTCCGACCGGGCCCGGCGGCTGGCCGAGGAGTACCGCGAGCTGCGGCCGGTGGCCGACGAGCTGTCGCTGGTGCTCGGCTCGCTGGCGGTGGCCAAGGGCGAATGGGACCGCGCGGCCCGCTGTTTCGCCGATTCCGGGATCGGGCGCGCGGAGAACGCGGTGACGCCGGTGGCGCTGGCCGCCCACGGCGGGCTGATCCGCACGCTGCTGGCCAAAGAGGACCTGGCGGGCGCCGCCTCCGCCGCCGACGACGGGCTGCGGTTGTTGCGGCGCAAGGGAGTCTGGTCCTGGGCGGGCGAGCTGGTGCCACCGGCCGTGATCGCCTACTGCGCGGTGGGCCGGGCCGACGCGGCGGCCGCGCTGCTCGCGGAATTCGCCGAGGCCATCGACGGCCGGGACACCCCGATGGCCGACGCGGCGCTCGCCGAAGCACGCGGGGTGGTCGAAGCACAGCGGGGGAATCCGGCCAAGGCCGCCGAATTCCTCACCGAAGCACGGGCCGGTTACGCCGCGCTGCCCGCGCCGTACTACGCGGCGCTGGTCGGGGTGCGCCTGCTGGAGCTGTCGGCCGCGCCCGACGGCGAACTGGCCGCGCTGGCCGAGGAGTTCACCGCGCTCGGTGCGACCAGGGATGCCGCGCGCTGCCGTCACCTGCTGCGTGCGAGCGGGGTGGTGGCGCCGTCCCGGCGTGGCAGGCGGGGGTACGGGAACGAGCTGTCACCACGGGAGCGGGACGTGGCGCGGCTGGTGGCGGGTGGTTCGACGAACCGCGAGATCGCCGAAGTGCTGTTCCTGTCCCGGCGGACGGTGGAACAGCACGTGGCGAACGTGCTGCGGAAACTGGATCTGCATTCCCGGGCCGAGCTGCGGAACTCGGAGTTCGTCGGCTGA
- a CDS encoding histone-like nucleoid-structuring protein Lsr2, whose amino-acid sequence MAQKVSVVMSDDIDGSPADETVHFGLDGVDYVIDLSAENADELRDALFRFVEVARRVSGRKKRGSPPMPNAGPAVGTSQRRARAQAIRAWARENGFEVSDRGRVSLEVESAFAKATGK is encoded by the coding sequence ATGGCACAAAAAGTTTCCGTGGTGATGTCCGACGACATCGACGGGTCGCCGGCCGACGAAACCGTTCATTTCGGCCTCGACGGGGTCGATTACGTGATCGACCTGTCCGCCGAGAACGCCGACGAACTGCGGGACGCGCTGTTCCGGTTCGTCGAGGTCGCGCGCCGGGTGAGCGGCCGGAAGAAGCGCGGGTCACCGCCGATGCCGAATGCCGGTCCGGCGGTCGGCACCTCGCAGCGCCGGGCCCGCGCGCAGGCCATCCGCGCCTGGGCCCGGGAGAACGGTTTCGAGGTCTCCGACCGCGGCCGGGTTTCACTCGAGGTCGAATCCGCCTTCGCCAAAGCCACCGGGAAGTAG
- a CDS encoding aldo/keto reductase: MTLSKQAGLAIGGDLPVNRLGFGAMRLRGRTAGERAESIRIARRAVELGVDFVDTADAYDLGGNEELLAEALHPYPPGLVIATKGGQCHPGDDWIPLGRPEYLRQQAELSLRRLRIPQIELYQLHRVDPAVPLADQIGALTRLREEGKIRHIGLSEVTVEQLAEAESITPIASVQNLYNLEQRRSEPVLEYCERRGIAFIPWLPIKPSTSANGTTAQVAARLGATPAQVALAWLLRRSPVVLPIPGTSSRRHLEENLAALTLSLSDQDYAELDSGAGKHD, from the coding sequence ATGACCTTGAGCAAGCAAGCGGGCCTGGCCATCGGCGGCGACCTGCCGGTGAACCGGCTCGGTTTCGGCGCCATGCGGCTGCGGGGCCGGACCGCCGGAGAACGGGCCGAATCGATTCGGATCGCCCGGCGGGCGGTCGAACTCGGCGTCGACTTCGTCGACACCGCGGATGCCTACGACCTCGGCGGGAACGAGGAACTGCTGGCCGAAGCACTGCACCCCTATCCACCCGGACTGGTGATCGCCACCAAGGGCGGCCAATGCCATCCCGGCGACGACTGGATTCCACTCGGACGGCCCGAATACCTCCGGCAACAGGCGGAACTGAGCCTGCGCAGGCTGCGAATTCCGCAAATTGAACTTTACCAGTTGCACCGGGTGGATCCGGCGGTTCCGCTGGCTGACCAGATCGGCGCATTGACCCGCCTGCGCGAAGAGGGGAAAATCCGGCACATCGGCCTGTCCGAGGTCACCGTCGAGCAACTCGCCGAAGCCGAGTCGATCACGCCGATCGCCAGCGTGCAGAACCTCTACAACCTCGAGCAGCGAAGGTCTGAACCAGTGCTCGAGTACTGCGAGCGCCGTGGTATCGCGTTCATCCCGTGGCTGCCGATCAAGCCGAGCACCAGCGCGAACGGCACCACCGCACAAGTCGCCGCCCGGCTCGGCGCGACGCCGGCGCAGGTGGCACTGGCCTGGCTGCTCCGGCGCTCCCCGGTTGTCTTGCCCATTCCGGGCACTTCGTCACGCCGCCATCTGGAGGAAAATCTGGCCGCGCTCACCCTTTCACTGTCCGATCAGGACTACGCGGAGCTGGATTCCGGCGCCGGTAAACACGACTGA
- a CDS encoding LysR family transcriptional regulator gives MLNLERLRVLRAVSATGSVSGAAAQLHVTTSAVSQQLARLEREVGQRLLERNGRGIRLTDAATLLAAHGDRLLAQVEEVEAELARHRGAVAGALSVAAFATAARGLLPGALRALRAEYPALEPRMDEQEPPEAVAGLCRGDVDVAVVQDWPEAPLVLPEGLSRDYLLDDPLDLAVPAGHPLAGRAEVPLPELGAEEWITWTDGQLCHDWLTRTLEAPRIVHTASEHSTQLALVAAGLGVAVLPRLGRGHVPEGVRVVPIHPGPARQVHVLWRTSAARRPAIRAVVTALRESADQVASVPPTLDT, from the coding sequence GTGTTGAACCTCGAACGGCTGCGGGTCCTGCGGGCGGTCTCGGCCACCGGCTCGGTGAGCGGTGCCGCGGCGCAGCTGCACGTGACCACGTCGGCGGTGTCGCAGCAGCTGGCCAGGCTGGAACGCGAGGTCGGGCAGCGGCTGCTGGAGCGCAACGGCCGCGGCATCCGCCTGACCGACGCGGCGACGCTGCTGGCCGCACACGGTGATCGCCTGCTGGCGCAGGTCGAGGAGGTGGAGGCGGAGCTGGCACGGCACCGCGGCGCGGTCGCCGGTGCGCTGTCCGTCGCGGCTTTTGCCACCGCCGCGCGGGGTTTGCTGCCCGGGGCGCTGCGTGCGCTGCGGGCTGAGTATCCGGCGCTGGAGCCGCGGATGGACGAGCAGGAGCCGCCGGAGGCCGTCGCCGGGTTGTGCCGGGGTGACGTCGATGTGGCTGTGGTGCAGGACTGGCCGGAGGCGCCGCTGGTGCTGCCGGAGGGGTTGTCCCGGGACTACCTGCTCGACGACCCCCTCGACCTGGCGGTGCCCGCCGGGCACCCGCTGGCCGGCCGCGCCGAGGTGCCCCTGCCGGAGCTGGGCGCGGAGGAATGGATCACCTGGACCGACGGCCAACTCTGCCACGACTGGCTGACGCGCACGCTCGAGGCACCACGGATAGTGCACACCGCGTCGGAGCACTCCACACAGCTGGCCCTGGTCGCCGCCGGTTTGGGGGTCGCGGTCCTGCCACGGCTGGGCCGGGGCCACGTGCCGGAGGGGGTGCGCGTGGTGCCGATTCACCCGGGGCCCGCGCGGCAGGTCCACGTGCTGTGGCGCACCAGCGCGGCCCGGCGACCAGCGATCCGGGCCGTGGTAACGGCATTGCGCGAGTCGGCCGACCAGGTGGCGAGTGTGCCGCCCACGCTGGATACCTAA
- a CDS encoding STAS domain-containing protein gives MTVAVAWHGDAVELAVTGELDTTTAPLLSDALARAAEDRPSAVVLNLGGVDFLASAGLSALIEANSGLGLPFALVVTTDQVRRPLAITGLDQFLPLYPSATAALAAASPGQGTRRRHHTPETPPLPRRHPQP, from the coding sequence TTGACCGTCGCCGTCGCCTGGCACGGTGACGCGGTCGAACTCGCGGTGACCGGCGAGCTGGACACCACGACCGCGCCACTACTGTCGGACGCACTCGCGCGGGCCGCCGAGGACCGGCCGTCGGCCGTGGTATTGAACCTGGGCGGCGTGGATTTCCTGGCCAGCGCGGGACTTTCGGCGCTGATCGAAGCGAACTCCGGGCTCGGCCTGCCGTTCGCGCTGGTGGTCACCACCGATCAGGTGCGCAGGCCGCTGGCCATCACCGGACTGGACCAATTCCTCCCGCTCTACCCGAGCGCGACCGCCGCTCTCGCCGCCGCCTCCCCCGGCCAGGGCACACGACGCAGGCACCACACCCCCGAGACGCCACCGCTTCCGCGACGCCACCCGCAGCCCTAG